The Roseofilum reptotaenium CS-1145 genomic sequence AATATCGGTAATCGAAATAATGCCCATGACTTCGCCACTAATTACGGGAGCGCGATGCAGTTGTAAATTCGCAAATAACCGGGCGACATATTCAACACCTAAATCGGGATTGATTACCACACAGGGTTTGGTCATAATTTCATAAACCCGGACTGTTTTAGGGTCAGTTCCATAGGCAGTGACTTTATAAACTACGTCACTTTCAGTTACAATCCCATAGCTATCTTGCTCATGACGGCGTTTAACGATGAGCGAACGAATGTTCTTTGCTCGCATGAGTTTAACGGCTTCCTCTACTGTGGCTAAACCGCCAATCATCACCACATCTTTGGTCATGATATCTGATGCTTTTAACATGTTTTTTCCTCTTTCAAGTCTCTGTTTACAATCGAGTTAAGATTGGAGATTATCAATGTACTAATTGGGGAGCAATTGGGTTAATTTGTTCCTCTAAATAACCATACCACTGTTCGAGACCAAAACCACTGCGGGCAGATATTTCAAAAACTTGGGCTTGTGGGGCGACTTGCTGAAGGTTTTTGAGGGCAATTTCGCGATCGAATCCAACGACTTCAGCAATGTCAATTTTGTTGAGCAAAATGACATCAGCACTCTTAAACAGGGTAGGATATTTAAGGGGCTTATCTTCTCCTTCTGTGGTGGAAAGTAGGGCTATGCGCAAGGTTTCGCCGAGATCGTAGGCAGCGGGACAAACCAAATTGCCGACGTTTTCTATGATCAAAAGCTGTAATAGGTCAAGGGGAATTTCGGCGATCGCCTGGGCAATCATATCGGCTTCTAAATGGCAGATACTGCCGGTGGTAATTTGCACGACAGGTGCGCCGGTTTCCCGTAATCTTTGAGCATCATTATCAGTGGCTAAATCTCCCACGATCACCCCTGCGGGGAGTCGTTTTCCCAGATCCGAGAGGGTGCGTTGAATCAGGGTTGTTTTGCCAGAACCTGGAGAAGAAAGGATATTCAAAACTAACAGCCCTTTGGCTAAAAAATAGCCTCGGTTGCGTTCAGCGAGGCGGTCATTTTTGGCTAAAATGGCTTGGTGAACCGGTAGGGTATGGGTATGGGCACGATCGCCGTGATGATGATCGTGGGCATGATCATGATGATGATCATGGGGGGGATGAGAATGGCTATGAATCTCAACTTTTCCAGGGGTTACAGCACAACCACAATCAGTACACATGGATTTAAGAAACCTCCAAGGATGCTAACTCTAATTCTTTCCCTTGACGAACTTCCCGGCTTAGTTGTCCACAGTGGGGACAGATATGAATGA encodes the following:
- the hypB gene encoding hydrogenase nickel incorporation protein HypB, with product MCTDCGCAVTPGKVEIHSHSHPPHDHHHDHAHDHHHGDRAHTHTLPVHQAILAKNDRLAERNRGYFLAKGLLVLNILSSPGSGKTTLIQRTLSDLGKRLPAGVIVGDLATDNDAQRLRETGAPVVQITTGSICHLEADMIAQAIAEIPLDLLQLLIIENVGNLVCPAAYDLGETLRIALLSTTEGEDKPLKYPTLFKSADVILLNKIDIAEVVGFDREIALKNLQQVAPQAQVFEISARSGFGLEQWYGYLEEQINPIAPQLVH
- a CDS encoding CP12 domain-containing protein, producing the protein MLKASDIMTKDVVMIGGLATVEEAVKLMRAKNIRSLIVKRRHEQDSYGIVTESDVVYKVTAYGTDPKTVRVYEIMTKPCVVINPDLGVEYVARLFANLQLHRAPVISGEVMGIISITDILNRGDFLEKPKAVTLQEEIEKALTEARAICKEKGPNSRECAVAWDIVEELEAEAAHQQAQKITKTKFEQYCEEHPDAIEARMYDT